The DNA region CATGCGGCGAGTAGCCCGAACAACAACGCAGACCATCGGTACCGTGCGCCCGCTACGTATCTCAAGCCCAGGCCCAACCTCGCCATCCCAACGGTGGCGTCCGCAGAGGATCTCGCGTCGGTCAAGAGTGGGCAGTCGGGGTTGTCGTTGCAAATACCCATCGAAGATGATCAAGAGCAGGATATTCAGGAAGTGTGGTTCCCGGGTTGTCACGCCGATATTGGCGGTGGTTGGAAACTGGAAAAAGACGAGAAGTGGCCTCTGAGTCACCCACCACTGGTCTGGATGGTACAAGAGGCCTGGCGCGCAGGGCTCCAGCTCGACCCCCGCAAGGTTAAGCAATTTGAATGCATGGAAGAGTTTGATGGGGAGTTCTCGCCCATACGCGAGAACGGTTGGAACGAGGACACCGAAAACGGTGACGCAGGAGTCAAATTGGCCGGGCCATGCGGCGATGAGAAGGAACGCTCGCCCTCGAGTCGGGATTTTCACGCCGCGCTGCACCTGGGCAGCACCAAGGGTTGGATACATGACTGTCTGTCGTTTGGCAATGGTTTACCCGCTGCCTCTGTTATAATCTGGCGATTGATGGAATATCTCCCCTTCCGACGAATGGACCTGCAACCGGATGGATCTTGGAAGCCCATCAGATGGCCTCTCCCCTGTGGTGAAGTGCGAGATATCCCCTTGGATGCGCAGGTTCATGTCTCTGTCATTCGTCGTATGGAGGCCAATCCCGACTACCGGCCTGGTAATTTGATTGTCGGAGGTGGAGGTCGTGGTGTTAGGAAGGCACCAGAAGAATATGGAATGGGAGACTGGGTTGTCAAGGACCATGAAGGCGATCCAGTCCGACAAGTGTATGTCCGAAAAAGCGTGTCCAAGTGCCAGGAGAATCACCAGTGATGGCcacattctttttttttttttccgttTTCTTTACTCTTTAATTTCTGTTTTTGGAGTGATCCTGGTTTCCTTTTGTTTTGGTTATATATCCCCGATTCCGAGTTTCCTGGATAGTACCAGTGATAATGTATGTAGGCTCACAATATAATGGATTTTGATGCATGTCAGCAGTCGCTTACTTCCAACCTGATATCCCCAAATGAAGGATTCCAATCCCGGCTCTACCGAGTCTGTATAGTTTAGTCTGCGCGCTGTACTCGTAGAACAAGCTGAACGGTATGCAAGCGACGTGCAGCGCAGCCATTGATCCACTGAGGTAGACGATGGATATTTAGCGAGTATATAAACAGCCATGGTGCCATATTGCTTGCCCAGTCGCCATCATGTGTCTGTCCATAGTGCGAAGTACGTGCTCCGGATTGCATGCATCTGCCGGCCATTCAGCGCAGGATTCACGATGCGACGACAATCTCTCAATGTCTGGCCCGATCCAGACAGGCTCTAACAGCTCCTAACAGCTCCTGACATGAATCATGCATTCTCGCCTCTTCTTTTTTGAAgtcttgttgctgctgcgcaGTTGGGCGTCGAGCCGTTTCAGCTTCAGCTGGTGgttctcttctctcccacACAGATCGCGGACGGGCGCTCCTTCATCGCCTCCTTTATTTCTCTTGGATTGTTAGTGTTCCTTCGTTTTCTGTGGACTTCTTTTTTATATTCTTgctttttccctttttcgcCTCTTTATTTCTCGCACATTCGAGAATTTACTCAGGAAGCCCAGAAGAGTCACGCTCTCCGATTCTCGGTTTCGCCGGCCCGTGACTTTCCAGGCAGCGTCGCTTCCAGGACTACTTCCGTCTTTCCTCCTCAAAACAGACTTCTCTGGTCTGCTCACTCAGACCTACCGTTGAGAGTTTCCGGGGGTTCAGGGGAAAAGGGGACTGAAAAGAAGGGGTAAAGCTTTATTTGTGACTATTTTTCTTTCTACGCACTTGCCTCTTTTCGGGATCGTGAAGAAGGGGACAAACACCAAAAAGAAGACTCTGGAATTCTCCTCTGCCCAAGCAATGCAGCCGATCTGAGTTCGAGAAGATCCTCGCGTGGTTCATCCGGAGTTTTTTACTCGCTTCAAAAAACCAAAAAGAATGTCGTCAGAACGATTCATGTCTCCTCCAAGTCCCGTGGAATCCGTCGATTCCTTCGACTCAGGACCAGCAGCCACGACAGCAAACCGAGATACTGCTACGGAGTCGACGGGAAAGACGAAACGGTCCGACGATGTCATGGTAACCTTGTCGCTACCACCCCAGCCAGCGATGACGCCTCGAAGCCGCTCCCCTTTGGCccggtcgcatttccgttcTCGTTCGCTGGCCGAGGTTCCGAATATGCCTCCCATGACGCGCGCTTACTCCTCTCCGGGGCTGGATTCCCGGGGTCGATATATTTTTGTGAATGGTCGCGGAGCCCCGATTTCCAACCCACTCGAGAATGGTAAACGGCATCCGTTCTTGCAAGTCGCTACGGGGGATGCTCTTGAGTCTAGGATGGCACCGTTGAAGATATCAGAACCTATTGCAGAGCATGCGGAACTAGATACCGCCATGAATCCATCTTCGCAGACAGACGCAGAGTCGGCTCATGCTGTGTCGCCTGCGATATCCACCCACCATACCTTTCCCCGGATGGGTCGCCGACGGCCTTCGTCCCCGCTTCACTTTCACCCGGGCAATGCTAGTAGCCCCGGTCCTTTTCCTGTCTACTCCTCTTCGCCGGTGATGCTCGGTTCGAAATACAACGAAGCCTTCCCGTCCTATTCCAGTTCGTCCGCGTCGTCCATGCCTTCAACTCCTACGAGCTTGCGTTCTCGCAGCCCCAGTATATCTTCGTTAGAGACGATCCCTGACATTCCGGATGCGGAGGCTGCGGCCAGTGAGGCAGATCAGGTCGCGGCTTTGAAAGCGGCTGCTGACAGGATCGATGACGGAGAGGCGTCGGGCGCAGGAAATAGACGGCGTGGAACATCTGATGCCATGGGGCCTGCTGGTTCATTGATGGGCATGCGGGGAGGTTATGGTGTCAGGGCAGACAAGAGGAAACGGTGGAGTGTCTGTGGTGCTGAACGTCGTCAGGACCTGGATTTGGAAACCATCTGGGAAGATTGAACGATCTACACACTACTGTCTGAAACCTTATGTTGGCAGACCGGTCGAAGAGCACATAGGCAACGACCTGACTCTCACAGACTACGGTGCTGACCACACCACATCGGGGTCTAAACCGGCCCGACCTACTGATACGGAGTGTTTACTACGTGCTCACGGATATGCACTTATCACTTATGCCTTACTTCACCCCGGAGTCAATGCGCATTTGTATCATATGTATTTTGCGTTTGGACTTTCTTGATCTGGCGCTTCAGTTCGGAATTTGCTGATACCCCATATCACTGTCTTATAGACATGTGGATGTCCTGCTGCTGTCCTTTCTTGTCAATTGTTCGATTTTTGTATTTCGACGGCACCGGAGTTTATTTGAGGTTCGCTTGGGGGGGCGCttgtcgttttcttttcttttttcttttttatggATTGGGTATCGATCAAGGCGCATGAGATAGCTCTTGGTTTTGATATAGGCGGGTTCTCCATTCAGCTGCTGATATGGCTTTATCGTGTGTGAAAGTGGATAGCTGTTAGCTTCATTGGCAATGATATTATCATATCTATTACATTTGGCCGGAAACCCTAGACCTGATATCACAGGATATATACTATTAAGAAGGGATTAAGACATTCTATTCTACTCTACTACCTACCCAGCCTCAGGATGACTAGTCGGCCCCTGCTGTTTATTCTGCTGTTTATTCTGCTGTTTATTCCGCTGCGTCACCAACTCGCCCCCAAACATATCATCAGCCTTCGTCCCACTACTTCCACCGCCCTCCaacttcctcttcttcgccaaCCGTTCCATCTCACTTTCCGACGCACCACTCTCCCCActcccaccaccagcagccgGCGTCCCAGCCGCGGTAGCAGCGCCAGACGACGTCGCAGCAGCAGGGATCCGCTTCTGGCCCGCGATATTCGCTTTCTCCGGATTCTGGCAGTGGTATAGTTTCTTTGCGATGCGGCGGAGGGTCTTCATTTGTTCGGGGTCAGTGGAGAGGGGTTTGTATGCGCTTAAGAGGTTTGAGCAGTTGGTTAGGATGGTGAGGAGTTTTGTTCGAAGAGTGGAGAGGGGACTATCGGGATCGGTTGCGGGGGGGCCGCCGATTTTGGTGTCGAGGTAAAATTCAGCGAGGGGTTTGtcggcgaggaagaaggcggATAGCCAGATTTGGGACGGGGTGTAGAGGAAGTAAGTGTCTGTCATTTGGGCGGCGGATTTGAGTATCTCGCGGGTTGTGTGGTGCGCGCGGGCGAGGCGGTCGTTGAGGGATTGGGAGGATGAGGCGTTGGGTGCTGGGGGGATTGAGGAGAGGCCTCGTCTGAGGTCTTCTGGTGTTTGTTGCGGTTGGAGGGGGGATGGTTGGCCTAGGCCTTGAGATATGGCTTGGAGTTCCATGATGCCTCCTTCAAGGCCGCGGAAGGGGTGTCGTACATCGAAGGTGAAGCGGAGGCTTTGCATGATGAGAAACTCGGGGGCGATTACGTCTTCCTGTGTCGTGTCGCCGGGGATTCCGGCTGCGAATTGGCGCAGGGACATGTAGTAATTGTCTGTTTTTGTGGCGAGGAAGAGCGCGCAGGCCAtgatggatttggggtggTAGGTCATGGGGGAGTTGGTGAGGTAGAAGCGGCGTAGGTATTGAATTGCCGTTGCCTGTCGTATGAGTTGTCAGTATCCATTTCTCTAGAGTCCAATTCCCTTGTCCCCTTGTTCTCTCAGATGCGCTTACCCGCACGATTGTTGGCATTGGCGGTTTATACGTCTCCCCCAGCTCCACAGTCTTCTCGCAATAATACCGCACCAATTCCTGCTCCTCCTCCGGTGTCAAGCACTCAATAATCCTCTCCTCCGCTCCCTTGCCATCCGCCTCGCTTCCGGACTGGTTTGCCGTCGGTGTCCCTACCGCGGACGGGGCGGCCGACTGTCGCGCCTCTCGTGCCCTCCGTAGTGCAGCTCGTACTCTCTCGCTGGCAATGGTATTAGTTGTGGCTCGTAGTTGTTTTAGGGAGTCCTCTGTGAAGGACCAGATTCGGAACTGCGATGAGGTACGGTAGATGTCGTCTTCGATCATGATGAGTATGCGATTTGGCTATTGACTCGGGTCTGGCTGTTGATAGGACTCAGTGAAAGTTAATTTTCAGCTAGAGCAAAGCTTCTCAGCAAGCATATAGCGACGAAGGTCAATTATTTCATCTAGTcatgagaaagaaagagtggtggtggttgaaAGAGCAAAAATGAAGTCAAGGCCACGTGCTCCGCTCTTATCAGCCTTATCGAAACCAGCTGAAGATCAAGGAAGAGAACTATGTATAGACATTTATATCCTGAATAAAGCCGTAGATAGAACAGCAAAAAGCATCGCCATGCACCATGTATCCCAGTTTGAAGacaaaacaaaagaaattCGAGATCATTCATCACGCATCAATCATGACTCTCCCAGAAGCCTTGCAGTGATATCGCCCATTTCCTCTTCGCCCAGCTCATAATCCTCCCCATCAGACCGGTCAATTCCAACGTACTTGAAAGCACCAACGACTCGCTCGACGTCGAATCCCATACTGCAGAACCGGTCAATTAGGTCTTTGTTGTATCCATCATATCTGCAAGGTAATAGATAAGTAAGCATCGCGTCGCAAGAGAAACAGAGACAAGACAGCTCACTTTGCCAGATCGTCCTTTTGTTGTCCCTGCTCCTGTCCCCGAAGAGATTCGCCCGCGCTACCCTCAGCTGCGTTATTTTGCGGAGCTCCTGCATACATCACTGCCCACTGTTGGGCAACGCGCTCAAACTCTTTCGGGTTGTGGAGAAGCATTTTGGCGACTTCTGCGTCTTGAGGGTCCTTGGGCTCGGGTGTGTTGAGCAAGGACTGTAGCGACAAAAGGGAAGATTTAACGGTCAAGACTGGTGACCACGCGCTTGATAGGGTGTCGAGGCAAATCGCGCCCTAGTAGAGGCACCTGTTAGGCATTCCCTCTTGCGATAACTCCAAGGAACCGTGGCACTCACTGTTTGACTGCTAACATTGGGATGCCAGATCTTGGTCTCGAATTTCATAACTGGCGGCTTAAATGGGTATTCAAGAGGGATCCTGATATCAATGTAGTATGTGCCTCCTTCATATGGAGTACCTGGGGGACCAGGGAATGAACCGCGAAGATGGGTGATATCTTCATCACCACCCACAGGTTCCGCCCCGATTTGCGACTGGCTATCCGCGTGGATATCCGCGAGCTCCTTCGTAATGCGACGAGATCTGTGGGAAGCCATTGGGCTAGCTGCGTGCGACTAAGTCGTGAGGTATGTAAGCTTGAGAGGGTGGCGGTTTTAGGGCAGTTCGACTGAGATAGGAATGTTCGATCCGTCGCCGTTGAGATCTCGTCTTCTGATATGGCTATGCGTCAGCATTCCTTGTCCGCAGAGAAGGTGAGATTCCCCAGCATCTAGTGTTCAAAGAATATCCCACTTACTAGTTTAGAACTCGAGATGAGGGGAACGACCACTGTAAGATCGGCGATATTGGAATTTAAGGATAGCGTGGGCTTTGCGAATGATTGCCTATTAGCAAGCACTAGTATTAATAGCTTGTAAACCAGAGCTCAACTTTCAGTAAAATCATATATAAATCAACAGTCCTCGAAAAAGTGACGCAGCAGCAGACCCAAGACATATAGTGAATGCCTGAGGTGTCTATATGACAAAGGCGGTACATCACGTGCAACATACGCTGGACACGGATGGCGACAACAGCTCCAGCTCTCTTCCATCACATCACCTCCTTCGAACACCATCGCTCCATTTCCCAGCAGTGCTGCCTGGAAGTGCGATATAACTGCGCCTAGGGGAGCTCTCTTGTATATCAAACCATTTCCTCAATAATTATTGCAGCTGCATCTTAACGATGGTGTGTGCCCAAGCGTTGCTTTATCGCCTTGTTTTCTCAATGACCTTGCTCTAACATGTTCTGAAAATAGGGTAATCAACAATCGAACATTGGCGGAGGCCCCGGTGGGGACGGAAGAGACGAGAAGGACAAGAAGGTAGGTTCTCTCTAAATCTTTCCGGCAACCTTGATGGTCATGGACAAAGCTGACGCAGCGTCTTGATAGAAGGACAAGCCTAGATACGagccccctcctcccccgacCACTCGCATCGGACgtaagaagagaaaggccgCGGGCCCGAGTACCGCAGCCAAACTTCCCGATATCTACCCAACGTCGCGATGTAAACTACGTTACCTACGGATGCAACGGGTTCATGACCACTTATTGCTCGAGGAAGAATACGTGGAAAACATGGAACGTATGCGCAAAGCCAAGGCGCAAGCAACGCAGGGTCCCGTCAGCCAGGGCGACTTGGATATTATGGATCGGAATGCCGATGAGAGAAGCCGGGTCGATGACATGAGAGGGAGTCCGATGGGTGTCGGTAACCTGGAAGAATTGATTGACGATGACCACGCGATTGTATCGAGCGCAACAGGGCCCGAGTACTACGTGTCTATTATGTCTTTCGTCGACAAGGATCTCCTGGAGCCCGGTGCGAGTATTCTGTTGCATCACAAGACCGTCTCGGTGGTCGGTGTGTTGACCGAGGAATCCGATCCTCTTGTCTCAGTGATGAAGCTCGATAAGGCGCCGACTGAGTCCTACGCAGACATTGGTGGTCTTGAGTCACAGGTACAAGAGGTACGAGAGTCGGTCGAGCTTCCATTGCTTCACCCCGAGTTGTACGAAGAGATGGGTATCAAGCCTCCGAAGGGTGTCATTCTCTACGGTGCTCCGGGTACCGGTAAGACATTGCTGGCCAAGGCAGTGGCCAACCAAACCAGTGCTACTTTCCTTCGTATTGTCGGCAGTGAACTTATCCAGAAGTACCTGGGTGATGGTCCTCGTCTTGTTCGCCAGATTTTCTCGGTCGCTGCTGAGCATTCGCCTTCGATTGTGTTCATTGACGAAATTGATGCGATTGGTACCAAGCGTTACGACTCCAGCTCTGGCGGAGAGCGTGAAATCCAGCGTACTATGCTTGAGCTTCTCAACCAGCTCGATGGTTTCGATGACCGCGGAGACGTCAAGGTCGTTATGGCAACAAACAAGATCGAAACCTTGGATCCTGCATTGATTCGGCCAGGTCGTATTGACCGGAAGATTCTCTTCGAGAACCCCGATCGTAAGTATCCTTGATCACACCTCAGTGAATAGTCTCACT from Aspergillus chevalieri M1 DNA, chromosome 2, nearly complete sequence includes:
- a CDS encoding uncharacterized protein (COG:S;~EggNog:ENOG410PRRF); amino-acid sequence: MSSERFMSPPSPVESVDSFDSGPAATTANRDTATESTGKTKRSDDVMVTLSLPPQPAMTPRSRSPLARSHFRSRSLAEVPNMPPMTRAYSSPGLDSRGRYIFVNGRGAPISNPLENGKRHPFLQVATGDALESRMAPLKISEPIAEHAELDTAMNPSSQTDAESAHAVSPAISTHHTFPRMGRRRPSSPLHFHPGNASSPGPFPVYSSSPVMLGSKYNEAFPSYSSSSASSMPSTPTSLRSRSPSISSLETIPDIPDAEAAASEADQVAALKAAADRIDDGEASGAGNRRRGTSDAMGPAGSLMGMRGGYGVRADKRKRWSVCGAERRQDLDLETIWED
- a CDS encoding E2 ubiquitin-conjugating protein UBC1 (COG:O;~EggNog:ENOG410PI5J;~InterPro:IPR000608,IPR009060,IPR016135,IPR023313, IPR015368;~PFAM:PF09288,PF00179;~go_function: GO:0005515 - protein binding [Evidence IEA]), with amino-acid sequence MASHRSRRITKELADIHADSQSQIGAEPVGGDEDITHLRGSFPGPPGTPYEGGTYYIDIRIPLEYPFKPPVMKFETKIWHPNVSSQTGAICLDTLSSAWSPVLTVKSSLLSLQSLLNTPEPKDPQDAEVAKMLLHNPKEFERVAQQWAVMYAGAPQNNAAEGSAGESLRGQEQGQQKDDLAKYDGYNKDLIDRFCSMGFDVERVVGAFKYVGIDRSDGEDYELGEEEMGDITARLLGES
- a CDS encoding TFIIH complex kinase subunit CCL1 (BUSCO:EOG09263SFX;~COG:D;~EggNog:ENOG410PMZ9;~InterPro:IPR036915,IPR031658,IPR043198,IPR006671, IPR013763;~PFAM:PF00134,PF16899;~go_function: GO:0016538 - cyclin-dependent protein serine/threonine kinase regulator activity [Evidence IEA];~go_process: GO:0006357 - regulation of transcription by RNA polymerase II [Evidence IEA]) gives rise to the protein MIEDDIYRTSSQFRIWSFTEDSLKQLRATTNTIASERVRAALRRAREARQSAAPSAVGTPTANQSGSEADGKGAEERIIECLTPEEEQELVRYYCEKTVELGETYKPPMPTIVRATAIQYLRRFYLTNSPMTYHPKSIMACALFLATKTDNYYMSLRQFAAGIPGDTTQEDVIAPEFLIMQSLRFTFDVRHPFRGLEGGIMELQAISQGLGQPSPLQPQQTPEDLRRGLSSIPPAPNASSSQSLNDRLARAHHTTREILKSAAQMTDTYFLYTPSQIWLSAFFLADKPLAEFYLDTKIGGPPATDPDSPLSTLRTKLLTILTNCSNLLSAYKPLSTDPEQMKTLRRIAKKLYHCQNPEKANIAGQKRIPAAATSSGAATAAGTPAAGGGSGESGASESEMERLAKKRKLEGGGSSGTKADDMFGGELVTQRNKQQNKQQNKQQGPTSHPEAG
- the RPT2 gene encoding proteasome regulatory particle base subunit RPT2 (COG:O;~EggNog:ENOG410PICC;~InterPro:IPR041569,IPR003960,IPR003959,IPR027417, IPR003593,IPR032501,IPR005937;~PFAM:PF16450,PF00004,PF17862,PF07728,PF07724;~go_component: GO:0005737 - cytoplasm [Evidence IEA];~go_function: GO:0005524 - ATP binding [Evidence IEA];~go_function: GO:0016787 - hydrolase activity [Evidence IEA];~go_function: GO:0016887 - ATPase activity [Evidence IEA];~go_process: GO:0030163 - protein catabolic process [Evidence IEA]), with product MGNQQSNIGGGPGGDGRDEKDKKKDKPRYEPPPPPTTRIGRKKRKAAGPSTAAKLPDIYPTSRCKLRYLRMQRVHDHLLLEEEYVENMERMRKAKAQATQGPVSQGDLDIMDRNADERSRVDDMRGSPMGVGNLEELIDDDHAIVSSATGPEYYVSIMSFVDKDLLEPGASILLHHKTVSVVGVLTEESDPLVSVMKLDKAPTESYADIGGLESQVQEVRESVELPLLHPELYEEMGIKPPKGVILYGAPGTGKTLLAKAVANQTSATFLRIVGSELIQKYLGDGPRLVRQIFSVAAEHSPSIVFIDEIDAIGTKRYDSSSGGEREIQRTMLELLNQLDGFDDRGDVKVVMATNKIETLDPALIRPGRIDRKILFENPDQNTKKKIFTLHTSKMSLGDDVDLDEFINQKDDLSGADIRAICTEAGLMALRERRMRVQMDDFRAAKERIMKTKQDGGPIEGLYL